From Lolium perenne isolate Kyuss_39 chromosome 5, Kyuss_2.0, whole genome shotgun sequence, a single genomic window includes:
- the LOC127301622 gene encoding uncharacterized protein, producing the protein MATSASTSGEWLTGALQELRGRTGGGLELDGDLISGLVSFCELAPPPDAADYLANIVGVEAAQDLIQEYLQRRGYIDPSKGAGSSQFSSLQPYVKPSADAETAQTKKQTRTLKDQASSSSQSSKSQSDTAEPQASSRRGPKKKGGKAISLAEAAKGSIVFKQGKPCSCQARQHNLISNCLSCGKIVCEQEGEGPCSFCGALVLMEGSTYAGLTDAGVPSSETEAAAEAYAKRLVDYDRNSAARTKVYDDQSDYFEMEGNSWLSSMEKSDLKKVHDEAEDAAEKQKGKVTVTFDLVGRKVILNNDEAAEAESGQGIMRPLEQKHQVQRIQPSPTTREQPFFIETGPVKPRTDRVKQNKKLTKNGLCLEVTGRVQHDDKDPQSFLGGKMKKGDHIAYSSFGQAREGDDYECSLDFD; encoded by the exons atggcgacgTCGGCGAGCACGTCCGGCGAGTGGCTGACGGGCGCGCTGCAGGAACTGAGGGGTCGGACGGGGGGCGGTCTCGAGCTCGACGGAGACCTCATATCGGGCCTCGTCTCCTTCTGCGAGCTCGCGCCTCCACCAGACGCCGCCGACTACCTCGCG AATATTGTTGGAGTAGAAGCTGCGCAGGACCTCATTCAGGAGTACTTGCAGAGGCGGGGCTATATTGATCCCTCAAAAGGAGCTGGAAGCTCACAGTTTTCTAGCCTTCAGCCTTATGTGAAGCCATCTGCTGATGCAGAAACTGCCCAAACAAAGAAGCAAACACGCACACTGAAAGATCAAGCATCTTCCTCAAGTCAGAGCTCCAAGAGTCAATCAGATACTGCTGAGCCCCAGGCTTCCTCCAGGAGAGGTCCGAAAAAGAAGGGAGGAAAGGCCATCTCGCTTGCTGAGGCAGCGAAGGGTTCTATTGTCTTCAAGCAGGGGAAGCCTTGTTCATGCCAAGCACGCCAGCACAATCTTATCAGCAATTGCTTATCATGTGGCAAAATTGTGTGTGAACAAGAGGGCGAGGGACCCTGTAGTTTCTGTGGTGCACTTGTCTTAATGGAAGGCAGTACATATGCCGGTTTAACTGATGCTGGAGTTCCTAGTTCAGAAACAGAAGCTGCAGCTGAAGCTTATGCAAAGAGGCTTGTTGACTATGACAGAAACTCTGCTGCAAGGACTAAAGTTTATGATGACCAAAGTGACTATTTTGAAATGGAAGGAAATAGTTGGCTCTCATCAATG GAAAAGTCAGACCTAAAGAAGGTGCACGATGAAGCTGAGGATGCAGCTGAAAAACAAAAAGGGAAAGTGACTGTCACGTTTGATTTGGTGGGCCGTAAG GTAATTTTGAACAACGACGAAGCTGCAGAGGCGGAATCTGGTCAGGGGATCATGAGACCATTAGAACAGAAGCATCAGGTGCAACGCATACAGCCAAGTCCCACGACCAGAGAGCAGCCATTTTTCATCGAAACAGGACCAGTGAAGCCAAGAACTGACAGAGTAAAACAGAACAAGAAACTCACGAAGAATGGCTTGTGCCTAGAGGTAACTGGAAGGGTGCAGCACGACGACAAGGATCCCCAGAGCTTTCTTGGCGGCAAGATGAAGAAGGGTGATCATATTGCATACAGTTCCTTCGGTCAAGCTCGTGAAGGCGATGACTACGAATGTTCCCTTGATTTTGATTGA
- the LOC127301624 gene encoding uncharacterized protein, protein MASTSSSPLPLLLLRPLPCKPLLLSKHRRPHPSQRTGRLAASAVAGARQWLVQPPETGRWRRSGRDFACSSYNNPPPPSSSKDSDEWPILRRWDVPWGWQTLVLSVVGCGVSFALTGLVEQSALQYLGYSAAGATIDEKAGILFLGQLSVTAIVLGVIFSITNTFRPFPDDIFRYDIKEPFKLRNGWLLWAGIGLFGAVISIALVGAGMTYLNGEPPEREKDSLVLLLPLIGSSTLSTAYLVGITGVLAPILEETVFRGFLMVSLTKWFPTPVCVVLSAAVFAFAHLTPDQFPQLFVLGVALGFTYAQTRNLLAPITIHAFWNSGVILLLTFLQLQGYDIKELLGAS, encoded by the exons ATggcctccacgtcgtcgtcgcCGCTCCCCCTTCTCCTCCTCCGGCCGCTCCCATGCAAACCCTTACTCCTCTCCAAGCACAGGAGGCCGCATCCCTCCCAGAGAACTGGCCGCCTGGCAGCTTCGGCGGTAGCAGGAGCTCGGCAGTGGTTGGTGCAGCCGCCGGAGACTGGCCGGTGGAGGAGGAGCGGCCGAGACTTCGCGTGCTCATCGTACAACAACCCGCCGCCTCCGTCTTCCAGTAAG GATTCGGACGAGTGGCCCATCCTTCGGCGGTGGGATGTGCCATGGGGGTGGCAAACCCTTGTGCTCAGCGTGGTGGGCTGTGGAGTAAG CTTTGCTCTGACAGGATTGGTTGAACAGTCGGCATTGCAATACCTAGGGTATTCAGCTGCAGGGGCAACTATAGATGAGAAGGCAGGAATACTCTTTCTCGGACAACT GAGCGTGACAGCTATTGTGCTTGGTGTCATATTTAGCATCACCAATACCTTCCGGCCGTTCCCTGACGATATCTTTCGTTATG ATATTAAAGAACCATTCAAGCTGCGAAATGGCTGGCTTCTATGGGCTGGTATTGGCCTCTTTGGTGCAGTCATTTCCATTGCTTTAGTTGGAGCTGGCATGACCTATCTGAATGGTGAACCTCCAGAGAGAGAG AAGGACTCACTGGTCCTTTTACTGCCGCTAATCGGCTCATCAACCCTCAG CACTGCCTATCTAGTGGGCATAACTGGAGTTCTAGCACCAATTCTGGAGGAGACTGTGTTTCGAGGGTTCCTAATGGTGTCCTTGACTAAGTG GTTTCCCACTCCAGTCTGTGTGGTTCTCAGTGCCGCTGTATTTGCCTTCGCTCATTTGACACCTGATCAATTCCCACAACTGTTTGTGCTTG GTGTTGCACTAGGGTTTACTTATGCTCAAACTCGCAATCTTCTAGCTCCTATTACAATACATGCGTTTTGGAACTCAGGAGTTATATTACTGCTTACCTTTCTTCAG TTGCAAGGGTATGATATCAAGGAGCTCTTGGGGGCATCTTGA
- the LOC127301623 gene encoding transcription factor JUNGBRUNNEN 1, translated as MDERSDMDKSEEVLLPGFRFHPTDEELVGFYLKRKIQQKPLSIELIRQLDIYKYDPWDLPKLASSGEKEWYFYCPRDRKYRNSARPNRVTGAGFWKATGTDRPIYSSQGTKCIGLKKSLVFYKGRAAKGIKTDWMMHEFRLPSLTDPTLPKVPIDKNIPANDAWAICRIFKKPSSMAQRALSHSWGPQSIATTEPDLLSALQSIQASHFALESSSCSAEVAIPVNQFNSQHYFQGRQQQKLNSSQNGSSYKVINFNRGPSLTHLSEKGIHSNPIILPFETQTLQRSPDAVLLSIAPGIINSMNEASPDTEFEQLEQCDGYAVDWDIDTTGGTGNRDEDPYTRKPDNGYVTGNECGVPRKIKFPFDLGLDSSDDWTCNVPCESLTCPPTSPRDAQ; from the exons ATGGATGAGAGAAGTGATATGGACAAGTCAGAGGAGGTACTTCTGCCAggtttccgatttcatcccacagATGAAGAACTTGTGGGTTTTTATCTCAAAAGAAAGATTCAGCAGAAACCCCTTTCAATTGAGCTCATCCGGCAGCTGGACATCTACAAGTACGACCCATGGGATCTCCCAA AACTTGCAAGTTCTGGGGAGAAAGAATGGTATTTCTACTGCCCAAGGGACCGGAAGTATCGTAATAGTGCTAGACCAAACAGAGTCACAGGAGCTGGATTCTGGAAAGCAACAGGGACAGATAGGCCAATTTACTCCTCCCAGGGAACCAAGTGTATAGGCCTGAAGAAGTCTCTTGTCTTTTATAAAGGAAGAGCAGCAAAAGGGATCAAAACTGATTGGATGATGCATGAGTTCAGGCTTCCTTCACTAACTGATCCAACACTTCCTAAAGTACCAATAGATAAAAACATTCCAGCCAAT GATGCCTGGGCTATCTGTAGAATATTTAAAAAGCCTAGTTCAATGGCACAAAGAGCACTATCTCACTCCTGGGGTCCTCAGTCAATTGCAACGACAGAGCCAGATCTGTTATCTGCCTTGCAGTCCATACAGGCTTCGCATTTTGCTTTGGAAAGCTCCTCTTGCTCGGCAGAAGTTGCAATACCTGTGAATCAGTTTAATAGCCAACATTACTTTCAAGGACGGCAGCAGCAGAAGCTCAACAGTTCACAGAATGGCTCTTCATATAAAGTCATAAACTTCAACCGTGGTCCGTCCTTAACTCATCTATCAGAAAAAGGCATCCATAGCAATCCGATCATATTGCCATTTGAAACACAGACCCTGCAGAGGTCACCAGATGCCGTGCTTCTCAGCATAGCCCCTGGAATAATCAATAGCATGAATGAAGCCTCACCAGATACTGAGTTTGAACAGCTTGAACAGTGCGATGGGTATGCAGTTGATTGGGATATAGACACAACTGGAGGTACTGGAAACAGGGATGAAGATCCATATACAAGAAAACCTGATAATGGATACGTTACGGGTAACGAGTGTGGAGTTCCACGAAAAATAAAATTCCCATTTGATCTGGGGCTAGATTCTTCAGATGATTGGACATGCAACGTGCCCTGTGAATCTCTCACTTGTCCCCCGACCTCCCCCAGAGATGCCCAGTAG
- the LOC127301621 gene encoding pentatricopeptide repeat-containing protein At1g74600, chloroplastic has translation MPPRLPSPALLASAHRRALSALPATAAARPGAPHLLDGVPRPDRLARLPPELACFVRSRAAGHTPSQFAYGNTLKACAPSAGAPGNVAFAEQVYCAAWKDGLAGDAYVCSGMVDLLAKSGRLGDALRAFADGDPGSAVCWNAVISGASRNSEHGLAIEMFTDMARGSCEPNPFTYSGVLSACAAAAELCVGRAVHGLVLRRDPGYDLFIGTSIVNMYAKSGDMVAAMREFWRMPARNVVSWTTAIAGFVQEEDPASAVRLLREMVRSGVSMNKFTATSVLLACSQMYMEVASQMHGMIIKTELYLDHVVKEALICTYAAIGAIELSEKVFEEVGRVSKTSIWSTLIIEISSHSLSRSIELLMRMFRQGLTPNDKCYASVFTSVDSIDLGRQLHSSVIKDGFVHGVVVGTALSTMYSRGDEVEDSYKVFQEMQEHDEVSWTSMVAGFASHGRSAEAFRLFRNMILDNFKPGHITLSAILSACNGPECLLKGKEVHGHILRAYGETTSIGHSLVSMYSKCRQVQIARRIFDATACKDQVMLSSMISGYSTNGCNDEAISLFQLMVAAGFLIDSFICSSIISLCANIARPLYGKLLHGYATKVGIQSDLSVSSSLVKLYSKNGNLRDSRKVFDEMNSPDLVTWTAIIDGYAQHGSGQDSLRMFDLMIKHGVKPDNVVLVSILSACSRNGLVEEGFNYFNSMRSIYGVQPVLHHYCCMVDLLGRSGRLAEAKSFIESMPMKPDLMVWSTLLAACRVHDDAVLGRFVENKLREDNYDSGSFTTLSNILANSGDWEEAARVRKSMNGTKKEPGWSMV, from the coding sequence ATGCCTCCACGCCTCCCCTCGCCGGCATTACTCGCCTCCGCCCACCGCCGCGCGCTCTCCGCTCTCccagccaccgccgccgcgcgaCCCGGTGCCCCCCACCTGCTCGACGGAGTGCCGCGCCCGGACCGCCTCGCGCGACTCCCGCCCGAGCTCGCTTGCTTCGTCCGCTCGCGCGCCGCGGGGCACACGCCCAGCCAGTTCGCCTACGGTAACACGCTCAAGGCCTGCGCCCCCTCCGCCGGAGCGCCGGGCAATGTCGCGTTCGCGGAGCAGGTCTACTGCGCGGCCTGGAAGGACGGGCTCGCGGGCGACGCGTACGTCTGCAGCGGCATGGTCGACCTGCTCGCCAAGAGCGGCCGCCTCGGGGACGCGCTCAGGGCGTTCGCGGACGGCGACCCCGGGAGCGCCGTCTGCTGGAACGCGGTCATCTCTGGCGCGTCGCGGAACAGCGAGCACGGGCTCGCCATCGAGATGTTCACCGACATGGCGCGGGGCTCCTGCGAGCCCAACCCCTTCACCTACTCCGGGGTTCTCAGCGCCTGCGCAGCCGCCGCGGAGCTCTGCGTCGGGAGGGCGGTTCACGGGCTGGTGCTTCGGCGTGACCCCGGGTATGATCTGTTTATCGGGACGTCGATCGTCAACATGTACGCCAAGTCCGGCGATATGGTCGCTGCCATGAGGGAGTTCTGGAGGATGCCGGCCCGGAATGTGGTTTCCTGGACCACCGCCATCGCCGGTTTCGTGCAGGAGGAGGATCCAGCGAGTGCGGTTAGGCTGCTCAGGGAAATGGTCCGGAGCGGCGTGTCGATGAACAAGTTCACAGCTACTAGCGTCTTGCTCGCGTGTTCCCAGATGTATATGGAAGTGGCTAGCCAGATGCATGGCATGATCATAAAGACAGAGCTCTACTTGGATCACGTTGTCAAGGAGGCTTTGATCTGCACGTACGCTGCTATCGGGGCTATCGAGTTGTCCGAGAAGGTGTTTGAAGAAGTTGGCAGAGTAAGCAAGACAAGTATCTGGTCGACTTTGATAATTGAGATTAGTAGCCATAGCTTATCGAGATCAATTGAGCTGTTGATGAGGATGTTCCGGCAGGGTCTAACACCAAATGACAAATGCTACGCTTCTGTTTTCACTTCTGTGGACTCGATTGACCTTGGCAGACAACTGCATTCGTCGGTTATAAAAGATGGGTTTGTTCATGGTGTTGTTGTTGGCACTGCACTGTCCACCATGTACTCCAGAGGGGATGAAGTGGAAGATAGCTACAAGGTCTTTCAGGAGATGCAGGAACATGATGAAGTCTCATGGACATCAATGGTTGCTGGTTTTGCATCCCATGGCCGTTCAGCTGAGGCATTCCGATTATTCAGGAATATGATTCTTGATAATTTTAAGCCTGGCCATATTACGCTGTCTGCCATTCTTTCAGCTTGTAATGGACCAGAATGCTTGCTCAAAGGGAAGGAAGTTCATGGACACATCCTTCGTGCCTATGGGGAAACCACATCCATCGGCCATTCTTTGGTTTCCATGTATTCCAAATGTCGCCAAGTACAAATAGCTAGAAGAATATTTGATGCAACTGCATGCAAAGATCAGGTCATGCTGTCTTCAATGATATCTGGATACTCTACCAATGGTTGCAATGATGAGGCAATCTCACTTTTTCAGCTTATGGTGGCAGCTGGTTTTCTAATAGATAGCTTCATATGCTCATCTATCATTAGCCTATGTGCTAACATAGCAAGACCACTCTATGGAAAACTGTTACATGGTTATGCAACTAAAGTAGGAATACagtctgatctatcagtaagtagTTCACTCGTGAAGTTGTACTCCAAAAATGGCAACCTGCGTGATTCTCGTAAAGTTTTTGATGAAATGAATTCCCCAGATTTAGTTACTTGGACAGCTATAATTGATGGATATGCTCAGCATGGAAGTGGTCAGGATTCTTTAAGGATGTTTGATTTGATGATTAAGCATGGAGTAAAACCAGATAATGTTGTACTAGTAAGTATTTTATCTGCTTGCAGCCGCAATGGTTTAGTTGAAGAAGGATTTAACTATTTTAACTCTATGAGAAGCATCTATGGGGTACAGCCAGTGTTACACCACTACTGTTGTATGGTTGATTTGCTTGGTCGTTCTGGGAGGCTTGCAGAGGCAAAAAGTTTTATTGAGAGCATGCCTATGAAGCCTGACTTGATGGTATGGAGCACACTGCTTGCTGCTTGCAGAGTTCATGATGACGCTGTACTTGGAAGGTTCGTGGAAAATAAGTTACGTGAAGATAATTACGATTCAGGCTCTTTTACAACTCTGTCAAACATTCTAGCAAATTCTGGAGACTGGGAGGAAGCAGCGAGAGTAAGAAAATCAATGAATGGCACCAAGAAAGAGCCTGGATGGAGTATGGTGTAA
- the LOC127301620 gene encoding large ribosomal subunit protein eL34, which translates to MVQRLTYRKRHSYATKSNQTRVVKTPGGKLVYQYTKKRASGPKCPVTGKKIQGIPHLRPTEYKRSRLSRNRRTVNRPYGGVLSGPAVRERIIRAFLVEEQKIVKKVLKIQKTKDKTASK; encoded by the exons ATGGTGCAGCGTCTGACCTACCGGAAGAGGCACAGCTATGCCACCAAGTCCAACCAGACGAGGGTCGTCAAGACCCCAG GAGGCAAGCTCGTTTACCAGTACACGAAGAAGAGGGCGAGCGGCCCGAAGTGCCCTGTGACCGGGAAGAAGATCCAGGGA ATTCCCCACCTGAGGCCTACTGAgtacaaaagatcaaggttgtctAGGAACCGTAGGACTGTGAACCGTCCCTATGGTGGAGTGCTCTCTGGACCTGCAGTTAGAGAAAG GATCATCCGTGCTTTCTTGGTCGAGGAGCAGAAGATTGTGAAGAAGGTCTTGAAAATACAGAAAACCAAGGACAAGACTGCCTCGAAGTAG